One window of Prionailurus bengalensis isolate Pbe53 chromosome B1, Fcat_Pben_1.1_paternal_pri, whole genome shotgun sequence genomic DNA carries:
- the SLC25A37 gene encoding mitoferrin-1 isoform X3, whose amino-acid sequence MATLLHDAVMNPAEVVKQRMQMYNSPHRSALSCVWTVWRTEGLGAFYRSYTTQLTMNIPFQSIHFITYEFLQEQVNPHRGYNPQSHIISGGLAGALAAAATTPLDVCKTLLNTQENMALNLANISGRLSGMANAFRMVYQLNGLPGYFKGMQARVIYQMPSTAISWSVYEFFKYFLTKHKLENRTPY is encoded by the coding sequence TCGTGAAGCAGCGCATGCAGATGTACAACTCGCCACACCGGTCGGCCCTCAGCTGCGTCTGGACGGTGTGGAGGACCGAGGGCTTGGGGGCCTTCTACCGGAGCTACACCACTCAGCTGACCATGAACATTCCCTTCCAGTCCATCCACTTCATCACCTACGAGTTCCTGCAGGAGCAAGTCAACCCTCACCGGGGCTACAACCCGCAGTCCCACATCATCTCAGGCGGGCTGGCCGGGGCCCTCGCCGCAGCCGCCACCACCCCCCTGGACGTGTGCAAGACCCTCCTCAACACGCAGGAGAACATGGCCCTCAACCTGGCCAACATCAGCGGCCGGCTGTCGGGCATGGCCAACGCCTTCCGGATGGTGTACCAGCTCAATGGCCTGCCCGGCTACTTCAAGGGCATGCAGGCCCGCGTCATCTACCAGATGCCCTCCACTGCCATTTCCTGGTCCGTCTATGAGTTCTTCAAGTACTTCCTCACCAAGCACAAGCTGGAGAATCGAACTCCATACTAA